The DNA window CGGGGCGATCGGGGTGTTTGTCAGCCAGAACTCGGTGATGAAATACCTGGGGCCGAATGTGAACAAGGCGCTGGCCTACAGTGTCGCCTCGATTGCGGGCACTGTGCTGGCGGTCTGCTCCTGTACGGTGCTGCCTCTTTTTGCGGGTATCTACAAGATGGGCGCGGGGCTCGGGCCGGCGACGGCTTTCCTGTACTCCGGCCCGGCGATAAATGTCCTGGCGATGATCCTGACCGCGCGTGTGCTGGGCCTGAGCCTCGGTGTCGCGCGGGTGGTTGGAGCGGTGGGTTTCAGCCTGATTCTCGGACTGGCCATGCATTTCATTTTCAGGCGCGAGGAGGCCGGGCGGGCCGCGGCTGCGGCTGTGCTGCCCGAGCCTGAGGCTGTACGTCCGCTCTGGCGGAGCGCCGTGTTTTTCGGTTCGATGGTGGCGGTGCTGGTGTTCGCCAACTGGGGCGCGGGCGGTGAGAACGCCGGTTTCTGGCATGCGGTCTACAGCCTCAAATGGTGGCTGACCGGTCTGGCCGCCCTGGCGCTGGCCGCATCGCTGGTCGCCTGGTACGGGCTCGGCCTCAGGCAGGCCGTTGTCGCCGGGCTGCCGGCTCTGGTCCTGTCTTTCTGGCCCGGGGTGCCGCCCACGGTCGCGTTCAGCGCCGGGACTCTCGGGCTGGCCGTGGCGGCCGGACGCAGCCGGGGCGAGCCGGCCGAGTGGCTGAGCGCAAGCTGGTCTTTCGCCCGTCAGATCCTCCCGCTCCTTTTCGCGGGAGTGCTGGTGGCCGGGTTCCTGCTCGGGCGGCCGGGCCAGGAGGGGATCATCCCCTCGGCCTGGATCGCTGGATCGCTGGGGGGAAATTCTCTCGGCGCTAACTTTGTCGCCTCAGTGGCCGGGGCGTTCATGTATTTCGCCACCCTGACCGAGGTGCCGATCCTGCAGGGCCTGCTCGGCAGCGGCATGGGGCAGGGACCGGCCCTGGCCCTTCTGCTGGCCGGACCAGCTTTGTCTCTTCCGAGCATGCTGGTCCTGCGCAGCATCATGGGGACCAGGAAAACAGTGGTGTTCGTGTCGCTGGTAGTCGTGCTGGCTACGTTCAGCGGCTGGTTGTACGGAGCTTTTTTCGCCTGAAGGAGACAAAAAAATGAAAAAGATACAAATCCTGGGCACGGGTTGCCCCAAGTGCCGGCAGCTTTACGAGGCCGCCGAGCGTGCAGCCGCCGAACTGGGGATTGAGTGCGAACTCGAAAAAGTGACGGACGTGAACGATATCCTGGCGTTCGGGGTGATGATGACTCCGGCGCTGGTGGTGGACGGAACGGTGAAAGTGGTCGGCAAGGTTCCCGCTCCGGATGAGATGAAACAATACCTTTCATGAGCAGTCTGAGCCGGAAGGTCCAGACAAGGAGAAAAAATGAAGCCCCGTCCAGGTTGCGGGTGCGGTAAGCTTGAGTACAATATCGTATTTGCCTGTTCCGGCGCGGCCGATGTCGGCCTGATTTCCGACCGCGCCGCCCGCTCGGTCGCGGCCCGCAAAGCCGCCTCCATGATCTGCATCGCCGCGGTGGGAGCGGGGATTGAGGAGATAATGGAGAAAGCGCGCGGCGCGAAGCGGGTCCTGGCCATTGACGGCTGCGACAAGGCCTGCGCGTTCAAGGTTTTGGAGAAAGCTGGCATCGAGGGATTCATTTCCATGCGGCTGGACACTCTGGGCCTGGAAAAAAGCAAAACCCCGGTGGACGAGGCCGTGGTGGAGAAAATGGCCGCACACGCCTGCGGGCTGCTGGCCGCCCCTCAATCCTGCTGCGCCTGAACCTTGTCTTTACCCTGACAGGAGCGAAAATGAGCAAAACCGCCAAGGCGATTATTCTCGCAGTTGTGCTCCTGGCCGTGGCCGGGGCGCTGGTCCTCAAGCAGCGCTCCGGCGCGGAGGGCGGCTCCGTGGCCCGGGACCTGCCCCGCCTGGTCGACCTGGGAGCGGACAAGTGCGTCCCCTGCCGCATGATGGCCCCGGTGCTGGAGGAACTGCGCACTGAGTGCCGGGGACGGCTCGATGTGGTGTTCATCGATGTCTGGAAGGACAGGGGCGCCGGGGAAAAGTACGGGATCAGCGTCATCCCGACCCAGGTCTTTTTTGACCCCGAGGGCCGCGAGCTGTTCCGGCACGAGGGCTTTATTTCAAAGGCGGACATCCTGGCCAAGTGGGCGGAGCTGGGATACAGTTTCAATTGAT is part of the bacterium genome and encodes:
- a CDS encoding permease translates to MDWKRQWKSIAGMLAVFAGLYWLPLESLHLRGPLAESVALARWYAREHVLLCLVPAFFIAGAIGVFVSQNSVMKYLGPNVNKALAYSVASIAGTVLAVCSCTVLPLFAGIYKMGAGLGPATAFLYSGPAINVLAMILTARVLGLSLGVARVVGAVGFSLILGLAMHFIFRREEAGRAAAAAVLPEPEAVRPLWRSAVFFGSMVAVLVFANWGAGGENAGFWHAVYSLKWWLTGLAALALAASLVAWYGLGLRQAVVAGLPALVLSFWPGVPPTVAFSAGTLGLAVAAGRSRGEPAEWLSASWSFARQILPLLFAGVLVAGFLLGRPGQEGIIPSAWIAGSLGGNSLGANFVASVAGAFMYFATLTEVPILQGLLGSGMGQGPALALLLAGPALSLPSMLVLRSIMGTRKTVVFVSLVVVLATFSGWLYGAFFA
- a CDS encoding thioredoxin family protein; protein product: MKKIQILGTGCPKCRQLYEAAERAAAELGIECELEKVTDVNDILAFGVMMTPALVVDGTVKVVGKVPAPDEMKQYLS
- a CDS encoding putative zinc-binding protein, whose product is MKPRPGCGCGKLEYNIVFACSGAADVGLISDRAARSVAARKAASMICIAAVGAGIEEIMEKARGAKRVLAIDGCDKACAFKVLEKAGIEGFISMRLDTLGLEKSKTPVDEAVVEKMAAHACGLLAAPQSCCA
- a CDS encoding thioredoxin family protein, with amino-acid sequence MSKTAKAIILAVVLLAVAGALVLKQRSGAEGGSVARDLPRLVDLGADKCVPCRMMAPVLEELRTECRGRLDVVFIDVWKDRGAGEKYGISVIPTQVFFDPEGRELFRHEGFISKADILAKWAELGYSFN